Proteins co-encoded in one Vibrio aquimaris genomic window:
- the fusA gene encoding elongation factor G: MADLSKYRNIGIFAHVDAGKTTTTERILKLTGKIHKTGEVHDGESTTDFMEQEAERGITIQSAAVTCEWNGHRLNVIDTPGHVDFTVEVYRSLKVLDGGIGVFCGSGGVEPQSETNWRYANDSEVSRLIFVNKLDRMGADFFRVVDQVKNVLGANPLVMTLPIGREDDFVGVVDVLTRKAYVWDDSGLPENYEVQDIPADMVDDVEQYREELVETAVEQDDDLMEAYMEGEEPSIEQLKACIRKGTRDLAFFPTFCGSAFKNKGVQLVLDAVVDYLPAPTEVEPQPLTDPETGEPTGEVATVSADEPLKALAFKIMDDRFGALTFIRIYSGRMKKGDTILNSATGKTERIGRMCEMQADERNELTEAQAGDIIAVVGMKNVQTGHTLCDPKHECTLEAMIFPEPVISIAVAPKDKGSTEKMGIAIGKMVAEDPSFQVETDEDSGETILKGMGELHLDIKVDILKRTYGVELEVGAPQVAYRETITQPVEDSYTHKKQSGGSGQFAKIDYRIKPGEANSGFTFSSSVVGGNVPKEFWPAVEKGFGSMMETGVLAGFPTLDVEVELFDGGFHAVDSSAIAYEIAAKGAFRQSMPKAGAQLLEPIMNVDVFTPEDNVGDVIGDLNRRRGMIKDQQAGTTGVRIKADVPLSEMFGYIGHLRTITSGRGQFSMEFAHYAPCPANVAEQVIAEVKEREAKK; encoded by the coding sequence ATGGCAGATTTATCAAAGTACAGAAACATTGGTATTTTCGCGCACGTTGATGCGGGTAAAACTACCACCACTGAGCGTATCCTTAAGCTTACTGGTAAAATCCACAAAACTGGTGAAGTACACGACGGTGAGTCTACAACTGACTTCATGGAGCAGGAAGCTGAGCGTGGTATCACAATCCAGTCTGCTGCCGTTACTTGTGAGTGGAACGGCCACCGCCTGAACGTTATCGATACTCCGGGACACGTTGACTTTACAGTAGAAGTATATCGTTCACTTAAAGTTCTAGACGGTGGTATCGGTGTATTCTGTGGTTCTGGTGGTGTTGAGCCTCAGTCAGAGACTAACTGGCGTTACGCGAACGATTCAGAAGTATCTCGTTTGATCTTCGTGAACAAACTAGACCGTATGGGTGCAGACTTCTTCCGCGTTGTTGACCAAGTCAAAAACGTGCTGGGTGCTAACCCTCTAGTAATGACTCTGCCTATCGGTCGTGAAGACGATTTCGTTGGTGTTGTAGATGTTCTAACACGTAAAGCATACGTGTGGGATGACTCAGGTCTTCCAGAAAACTACGAAGTTCAAGATATCCCAGCTGATATGGTTGACGATGTAGAGCAATACCGTGAAGAGCTAGTTGAAACTGCTGTAGAGCAAGACGACGACCTAATGGAAGCGTACATGGAAGGTGAAGAGCCTTCTATCGAACAGCTAAAAGCTTGTATCCGTAAAGGTACTCGCGATCTAGCATTCTTCCCAACTTTCTGTGGTTCTGCATTCAAAAACAAAGGTGTTCAGCTTGTTCTTGACGCAGTTGTAGACTACCTGCCAGCACCAACAGAAGTTGAACCTCAGCCTCTAACTGATCCTGAAACAGGTGAGCCTACTGGTGAAGTTGCTACAGTATCTGCTGATGAGCCACTAAAAGCACTAGCATTCAAAATCATGGATGACCGTTTCGGTGCTCTAACCTTTATCCGTATCTACTCTGGTCGTATGAAGAAGGGTGACACTATCCTTAACTCTGCAACTGGCAAGACTGAACGTATCGGTCGTATGTGTGAGATGCAAGCTGATGAGCGTAACGAGCTGACTGAAGCGCAAGCAGGTGACATTATCGCAGTTGTGGGCATGAAGAATGTTCAAACTGGTCACACTCTATGTGATCCTAAGCACGAATGTACGCTTGAAGCGATGATCTTCCCAGAACCAGTAATCTCAATCGCAGTTGCACCTAAAGATAAAGGTTCCACTGAGAAAATGGGTATCGCTATTGGTAAGATGGTTGCAGAAGATCCATCATTCCAGGTAGAGACTGATGAAGATTCAGGTGAAACTATCCTTAAAGGTATGGGTGAACTTCACCTAGACATTAAGGTAGATATCCTTAAGCGTACTTACGGCGTTGAGCTAGAAGTAGGTGCTCCTCAGGTAGCTTACCGTGAAACTATCACTCAGCCAGTTGAAGACAGCTACACGCACAAGAAGCAGTCTGGTGGTTCTGGTCAGTTCGCGAAAATTGACTACCGTATCAAACCAGGTGAAGCAAACTCTGGCTTTACGTTCTCATCATCAGTTGTTGGTGGTAACGTACCTAAAGAGTTCTGGCCTGCAGTAGAGAAAGGCTTCGGCAGCATGATGGAAACAGGTGTTCTTGCTGGTTTCCCAACACTAGATGTTGAAGTTGAACTATTCGACGGTGGTTTCCACGCAGTTGACTCTTCAGCTATTGCTTACGAAATCGCAGCGAAAGGTGCATTCCGTCAGTCTATGCCAAAAGCGGGCGCTCAGCTTCTAGAGCCAATCATGAATGTTGATGTTTTCACTCCAGAAGACAACGTTGGTGATGTAATCGGTGATCTTAACCGTCGTCGTGGTATGATCAAAGACCAGCAAGCTGGTACTACAGGCGTTCGTATTAAAGCTGATGTACCTCTATCAGAAATGTTTGGTTACATTGGTCACCTACGTACTATCACTTCTGGTCGTGGTCAGTTCTCTATGGAATTTGCACACTACGCACCTTGTCCAGCTAACGTTGCTGAGCAAGTTATTGCAGAAGTTAAAGAGCGTGAAGCTAAGAAGTAA
- the ndk gene encoding nucleoside-diphosphate kinase, with translation MALERTFSIIKPDAVERNLIGEIYNRFEKAGFKIVAAKMVQLTEEQASGFYAEHEGKPFFPPLKEFMTSGPIMVQVLEGENVIARYRELMGKTNPEEAACGTLRADYAIDMRLNSVHGSDSPESAAREIEFFFPAAEICPRG, from the coding sequence ATGGCTCTAGAAAGAACATTTTCTATCATCAAGCCTGATGCAGTAGAACGTAACTTGATTGGCGAAATCTACAATCGTTTTGAAAAAGCAGGATTTAAAATTGTAGCAGCAAAAATGGTGCAGTTGACTGAGGAGCAGGCTAGTGGTTTTTATGCTGAGCATGAAGGCAAGCCATTTTTTCCACCACTGAAAGAATTTATGACATCAGGGCCAATTATGGTTCAGGTTCTTGAGGGAGAAAACGTTATTGCTAGATATCGTGAGCTGATGGGTAAGACTAACCCTGAAGAAGCGGCTTGTGGTACTCTTCGTGCCGACTACGCGATAGACATGCGTCTTAATTCGGTACATGGCTCAGATAGCCCAGAATCGGCAGCCAGAGAAATAGAGTTTTTCTTCCCCGCTGCTGAAATTTGCCCTCGCGGTTAG